A genomic segment from Nitrospira lenta encodes:
- the rph gene encoding ribonuclease PH, whose product MSAVAGLVRFDGRRKDQHRPVKVTRSFTKHAEGSVLIEMGDTKVICTASIEEKVPPFLKGKGSGWVTAEYSMLPRATHERTSREAVKGKQGGRTLEIQRLVGRALRSVTDMTQMGERSIWIDCDVIQADGGTRTASITGAFIALADAFTVLKKKDLIKRLPLTDYLAAISVGKVGGEVMVDLAYTEDSMAEVDMNLVMTGRGRYVEVQGTAEKTPFAKQDMDEFLNLGWQAIQRLTAIQKELIGSLD is encoded by the coding sequence ATGAGCGCGGTAGCCGGATTAGTACGATTTGATGGCAGACGGAAAGACCAGCATCGGCCGGTCAAAGTGACAAGAAGCTTCACCAAGCATGCTGAAGGGTCCGTCCTCATTGAAATGGGGGATACCAAGGTCATTTGCACGGCGTCCATTGAAGAAAAAGTGCCACCGTTTCTCAAAGGCAAAGGCAGTGGATGGGTCACGGCAGAATACTCCATGCTTCCCCGTGCAACGCATGAGCGGACTTCCCGTGAAGCCGTTAAGGGAAAGCAGGGGGGGAGAACGCTGGAGATTCAACGGTTGGTCGGCCGAGCCTTGCGGTCCGTGACCGATATGACCCAAATGGGCGAACGGAGTATCTGGATCGATTGTGACGTGATCCAGGCGGACGGAGGAACGAGAACCGCGTCGATTACAGGGGCGTTTATTGCACTCGCGGACGCGTTCACCGTGTTGAAGAAGAAGGATTTGATCAAGCGCCTTCCACTGACTGACTATTTGGCGGCGATTAGCGTTGGTAAAGTTGGTGGGGAAGTCATGGTGGATTTGGCCTATACTGAAGACTCGATGGCTGAAGTGGATATGAATCTTGTGATGACCGGCCGCGGTCGGTATGTCGAAGTTCAAGGGACGGCAGAAAAGACACCTTTTGCCAAGCAGGATATGGACGAGTTTTTGAATCTTGGCTGGCAGGCTATTCAGCGTCTCACCGCCATTCAAAAAGAACTGATTGGATCATTAGACTAG
- a CDS encoding HD-GYP domain-containing protein, which translates to MPILSDRETQQALLENRNILVVDDEEPIRRLLGYMLQTHGYTVTLAADAREARQRMDEQPFALMLCDVNMPGESGMDLVRNLFADRPHIAAIMVTGLDSSVLANAALDMGAFGYIVKPFESNEVLIDVANALRRRRLEMENRLHRDNLEEIVRTRTMALQQALEWLERSEKELRLSREETIERLAIAAEFRDSSTAQHIQRMSHYCELLARKLGLAPDRVDLIRTASPMHDIGKIGTPDHVLLKPGKFTAAEFDVISQHAEIGYKILSGSDSELLKVAAIIAWTHHERYDGTGYPRKLKGEEIPIEGRIASIADNFDALTTARVYKPAFDFEHARDLMIKERGKHFDPELLDLFLSAPEDLRRIHEQYTDSSKQDSTAA; encoded by the coding sequence ATGCCTATTTTGTCTGATCGTGAGACCCAGCAAGCCCTCCTTGAAAACCGGAACATTCTGGTTGTCGATGATGAAGAACCGATTCGCCGCCTACTGGGGTATATGCTCCAAACTCATGGCTATACCGTCACCCTTGCCGCCGATGCGCGTGAGGCCCGGCAGCGGATGGATGAACAGCCCTTCGCCTTAATGCTGTGCGATGTGAACATGCCCGGAGAGTCCGGCATGGATCTCGTCCGGAACCTATTCGCTGACCGCCCACATATTGCCGCCATCATGGTTACCGGCCTCGATAGCTCGGTACTGGCGAACGCGGCGCTCGACATGGGAGCCTTCGGATATATCGTTAAACCCTTCGAATCAAACGAAGTGCTCATCGATGTCGCCAATGCCTTGCGCCGCCGCCGGCTGGAAATGGAAAACCGTTTACATCGGGATAATCTTGAAGAAATTGTCAGAACCAGAACGATGGCCTTGCAGCAGGCCCTTGAGTGGTTGGAGCGCAGCGAGAAAGAGCTTCGCCTCTCCAGGGAAGAAACGATTGAACGATTGGCTATTGCCGCCGAATTCCGTGACAGCTCTACAGCCCAGCATATCCAACGAATGAGTCACTACTGCGAGTTACTGGCGCGTAAGCTCGGGCTGGCGCCGGACCGGGTGGATCTGATTCGCACCGCAAGCCCGATGCATGATATCGGTAAGATCGGGACTCCGGACCACGTGCTTCTCAAACCGGGGAAATTCACTGCGGCAGAATTTGACGTCATCTCCCAGCACGCGGAAATCGGCTACAAGATTCTCTCCGGATCTGATTCCGAACTACTGAAGGTCGCCGCAATCATCGCCTGGACACATCACGAACGCTATGACGGAACCGGCTACCCTCGCAAATTGAAAGGCGAAGAGATTCCCATTGAAGGCCGTATCGCCTCCATCGCCGATAACTTCGATGCCTTGACCACTGCCCGGGTCTATAAGCCGGCATTCGACTTCGAGCACGCCCGCGACTTGATGATCAAAGAACGCGGCAAACACTTCGACCCCGAATTACTCGACCTCTTTCTCTCTGCCCCCGAAGACCTTCGGCGCATCCACGAACAATACACCGACAGCTCCAAGCAAGACTCCACTGCGGCCTAG